Below is a genomic region from Isosphaeraceae bacterium EP7.
TGCCGTGGCGGACCTCCCAGAAGATCTCGGCGCCCCCAGGCTCCAGGACGTGCAGGTCGATGTCAGCCTCGGTGTCCCAGATGAGTGTGAACTGGGGATCACCGACCTTGACCTGGACCCCCTTGATGTTCTCGCCACCATTGCCGAAGCGGGCGATGCCGAACCCTTCGCCACTGCCCGCACCCAGGCTCCCCTGCCCGCCTCCTCCGCCGCCCGCGTCGGGCGTGGGCCTGGGCAGGCTTTCAAAGGCCTTGGACGAGATTTCGGGGCTGTCGAGTTCGGACTTCAAGACCGTGATGGGCTGATCGATGGGCGAGGCGAGCTGCCCCTCGGATGGGCCGAGCGGGGTATCGAAGCCACCGAGCAGCTCGGTCCCGTCCGCCAGCCCGAATTCCGATCCGGCGAGCCTCGACTCGATGGTCGTGCCGTTGTTGGAAGGGGCGTTGAAATACCAGAGCCCGAGAGCGAGGAGCAGCAAGCCGTGCGCGACCAGCGAGACGGCATAGCTGCGGATCGCCTCGGGGGTGAGCCTGAGCGACTCGGCCTCGGCGGCAACCTCGGGCGCGGTCTCCACCTTCAGGGCCGCATTCGCGGGCCTTGCGACCTGGATGCGCAACTTTGGGTCGGCCGTCTTCCTCGGGTTCGACTCCGACGCGAGCATGGGGTTTGCCTCGGACATTCCCAAGAACCCTCTGACGCAGACCGGCGTCGGGCCGTCGCCTTGCAGACGAAGCGTCGGGCAAGAGGCGAACTCGACCTGCAAATTGTATTCCCGGACGGAGCTCACGGGAATGGGCCATGCGGTTGCGATCCGATGGCCCGGGCGGTTAGGCTTATCTCCCGGACGATCGAAGAGGCGCGCCCTCCGGGCTGGTAGGCGTTCCTCCCGCCTCGCCCCTACGGGCGCGGGAACCAGGCAAGGCAGGCCCGCGATGGACGCCCAGGAACTCAGGACACTGCTCGACGCGGTCCGTCGCGGCGAGGTCGCCCCCGCCGAGGCGGTCGACAGGATCAAGACCGCACCGCTGGCCGAGGCGGGCGCTTACGCCACGGTCGACCTCCAACGCAAAATGCGTTGCGGCTCGCCCGAGGTCATCTTTGGCCAGGGGAAGACGCCAGAGCAGATCGTCGGCATTCTCAAGACGCTCGTCCGCCACGGGAGCGGCGGCCTGGTGACGCGGCTCGCCCCCGAGGCCGCCGCGCTCCTCGTGCGCGAATTTCCTGAGGGCGAATACAACGAACTCGGCCGGACGTTCCGCGTCCTCAGCCCGGAACATCCCGGACCGAAGCTCGGGCGGGTTTGCGTGGTGACGGCCGGGACGGCCGACCTGCCGGTGGCCGAAGAGGCACGAGTCGCGGCCGAAACCTGGAACTGCGACGTGCAACTGATCGCCGATATCGGCGTGGCGGGCATCCACCGGCTGTTCAACCGCCTGAAAGATTTCTCGGGGGCCGACGCCCTCGTGGTGGTCGCGGGCATGGAAGGGGCACTGCCCAGCGTGGTCGGGGGCCTGGTCGACTGCCCGGTCATCGCGGTCCCGACCAGCGTGGGTTACGGAGCCCACTTCCAGGGATTGGCGGCCCTGCTGGGGATGCTCAACAGCTGCTCCTCCAACGTGGTCGTCACCAATATCGACGGCGGATTCAACGGAGGCCACGTCGCCGGCCTGATCGCCCGACGTGCGGGCCAGGCCAGGGCGGGCTTCGACGCCACCTGAACGGGAAGCCCCCGTTCCCACGAATTTCATGGTTGTTGCCGTCGCGCGGGGCGCGTTGTCCCGATCGCGGCGGTTTTTGCATCGTTGAATCGACAAAAGGAACCTGCAATGTCCCTGGAGCGGATCCACAATTCCCCGACCCTTCCCGAGCGCAAGACCGACGGCCACAAGGGCCTCTATGGCTCAATCCTGGTGGTCGCCGGCGGCCGAGGGATGGCGGGGGCCGCAGCCCTCGTCGGCGCCGCAGCCTTGCGGTCGGGGGCGGGCCTGGTCCGCGTCGCCTGCCCGGTCGAGGTCCAGCCGACCGTCGCCAGCTTCGAGCCGTCGTACATGACCTATCCCCTCGAGAACGACGCCGAGGGACTCACACGCGACGCGCCGGCCCGCCTGGCATTGGCCAAGCTGCTCGCCAAGGCCGACGTCCTGGCGATGGGCCCGGGCCTGGGGGACTCGGCCGACATCAAGTCGCTCACCCGCTGGGTCCTGGAGACGGTGACCCTGCCGACGGTCCTCGACGCCGACGCGCTGAATGCCGTGGCAGGCGACCAGGACGCGTTCAAATCGCTGAAGCGTCCCGTGGTCATCACACCGCATCCGGGCGAATTCGCCAGGCTCACCGGCAAGACCACCGCCGAGGTGCAGGCGAACCGCGAGGCCCTGGCCGTCGAGTTCGCCGGTCCCGAGAACCTGGTCGTGGTCCTGAAAGGGGCCGCGACGATCGTCACCGACGGCCGACGCATCTACGTCAACGGATCGGGCAACCCGGGCATGGCCACCGGCGGGGCCGGCGACACGCTCACCGGGGTGATCGCCGCGTTGATCGGCCAGAAGCTCCCCGCCTTCGAGGCGGCCGTGCTGGGGGTCTACGCCCACGGCCTCGCCGGCGACATCGCCCGCGACGGAAATGGGGTGGTGGGGATGATCGCGGG
It encodes:
- the larB gene encoding nickel pincer cofactor biosynthesis protein LarB, whose protein sequence is MDAQELRTLLDAVRRGEVAPAEAVDRIKTAPLAEAGAYATVDLQRKMRCGSPEVIFGQGKTPEQIVGILKTLVRHGSGGLVTRLAPEAAALLVREFPEGEYNELGRTFRVLSPEHPGPKLGRVCVVTAGTADLPVAEEARVAAETWNCDVQLIADIGVAGIHRLFNRLKDFSGADALVVVAGMEGALPSVVGGLVDCPVIAVPTSVGYGAHFQGLAALLGMLNSCSSNVVVTNIDGGFNGGHVAGLIARRAGQARAGFDAT
- a CDS encoding NAD(P)H-hydrate dehydratase, with the translated sequence MSLERIHNSPTLPERKTDGHKGLYGSILVVAGGRGMAGAAALVGAAALRSGAGLVRVACPVEVQPTVASFEPSYMTYPLENDAEGLTRDAPARLALAKLLAKADVLAMGPGLGDSADIKSLTRWVLETVTLPTVLDADALNAVAGDQDAFKSLKRPVVITPHPGEFARLTGKTTAEVQANREALAVEFAGPENLVVVLKGAATIVTDGRRIYVNGSGNPGMATGGAGDTLTGVIAALIGQKLPAFEAAVLGVYAHGLAGDIARDGNGVVGMIAGDLVDSLADAFSHLAPA